From one Butyricimonas faecihominis genomic stretch:
- the pstS gene encoding phosphate ABC transporter substrate-binding protein PstS, which yields MKNLLILILAIAIASCGNSKKNKESESKKMNIAAAGATFPLPFYNLAFKTYQEKTGNAVTYGGIGSGGGIRSLKDKIVDFGGSDAYLSDAEMQEMPYATVHIPTCMGAVVMAYNLPEVKELKLSGEVVADIYLGKITKWNDAKIQELNPGVTLPDKELTPVYRSDGSGTTFVFSDYLTKVSNDWKENVGTGKSLKWPAGLAAKGNPGVAGTISQTPGAIGYVGSEYAFSLNIPMAQMKNASGNFIMPNTESISAAAKGEMPADTRTMITNSSAPDAYPISCFTWIILYKEQAYANRSLAQAQATVKLLDWMLSPEAQALTTKVHYSPLPQSAVANAKTLLNSISFEGKKVLN from the coding sequence ATGAAAAATTTATTGATCCTTATTTTAGCTATCGCTATTGCATCTTGCGGGAACTCGAAGAAGAACAAAGAGTCCGAGAGCAAAAAAATGAACATCGCTGCAGCCGGAGCTACTTTCCCCTTACCATTCTACAACTTGGCATTCAAGACCTACCAAGAGAAAACGGGTAACGCCGTGACTTACGGGGGTATTGGTAGTGGCGGTGGTATCAGAAGCCTGAAAGACAAGATTGTTGATTTCGGGGGATCGGATGCCTACCTGTCTGACGCGGAGATGCAAGAGATGCCCTACGCAACGGTACACATCCCGACTTGTATGGGAGCCGTGGTTATGGCTTACAATTTACCGGAAGTGAAAGAATTAAAACTTTCCGGAGAGGTGGTTGCCGACATCTATCTGGGCAAAATCACCAAATGGAATGATGCTAAAATTCAGGAATTAAATCCCGGAGTAACTCTTCCGGACAAAGAATTAACCCCGGTATACCGTTCAGATGGTAGCGGTACCACCTTCGTTTTCAGTGATTACTTGACGAAAGTAAGCAATGATTGGAAAGAAAACGTGGGTACAGGTAAATCATTGAAATGGCCGGCAGGCTTGGCAGCTAAAGGTAATCCCGGTGTAGCCGGAACAATCAGCCAAACCCCCGGAGCGATCGGATACGTGGGATCAGAGTACGCTTTCTCCTTGAATATTCCGATGGCCCAAATGAAAAACGCTTCCGGCAACTTCATCATGCCGAATACAGAAAGTATTTCCGCAGCAGCAAAAGGCGAAATGCCGGCAGATACCCGTACCATGATCACGAACTCTTCCGCACCGGACGCTTACCCCATCAGTTGTTTCACATGGATTATCCTTTACAAGGAACAAGCCTATGCAAACAGAAGCCTAGCACAAGCACAGGCAACCGTGAAATTACTCGATTGGATGTTAAGCCCGGAAGCACAAGCATTGACTACAAAAGTTCATTACTCTCCCCTTCCCCAATCAGCCGTGGCTAACGCCAAAACACTATTAAACTCTATAAGTTTCGAGGGCAAAAAAGTCCTGAATTAA
- the pstC gene encoding phosphate ABC transporter permease subunit PstC, with protein sequence MRDLIFKRLLSICCILILLISAGMIYSLVSGSIPALSHYGFFQFIGSTEWDPHPDRETYGALSFIVGTLLTSFLALIFCIPFSLPVALFTGEFFRGKKIATFISSIIDLLAGIPSIVYGLWGFYTFRPIIIEMGVNSQGFGVLTSSIILAIMIIPYASSLSGEFISMVPNELKEAAYSLGATRYEVIRTVTFPSAGSGVFASYILALGRALGETMAVTMLIGNTNNLPTSLADTGNTMASIIANQFGEADGLKLSSLIAIGLLLFLITAIINLVAKLIIKKLN encoded by the coding sequence ATGCGTGATCTTATTTTTAAACGGCTACTCTCTATTTGTTGTATCCTGATTCTACTGATTAGTGCCGGCATGATTTATTCACTGGTCAGCGGCTCGATCCCGGCTCTCAGCCATTACGGATTCTTCCAGTTTATCGGGTCAACAGAATGGGATCCCCATCCGGACAGAGAAACTTATGGAGCCCTTTCCTTTATCGTGGGAACCCTCCTAACCTCTTTTCTGGCACTTATATTCTGTATCCCATTTTCTCTGCCCGTGGCACTTTTCACGGGTGAATTCTTTCGAGGTAAAAAGATTGCCACGTTCATCAGTTCCATTATAGATTTACTCGCGGGAATTCCCTCGATCGTGTACGGATTATGGGGATTTTATACCTTCCGCCCGATTATCATCGAGATGGGAGTCAATTCACAAGGATTCGGAGTATTGACCTCATCCATTATTCTGGCAATCATGATCATCCCCTATGCATCCTCCCTCAGTGGCGAGTTCATATCCATGGTTCCCAACGAACTGAAAGAGGCTGCATATAGTTTGGGAGCCACCCGCTACGAGGTGATCAGAACAGTCACTTTTCCCTCTGCCGGTTCCGGAGTATTTGCCAGCTATATCCTAGCTCTGGGACGGGCTCTTGGAGAAACCATGGCAGTAACCATGCTTATCGGCAACACGAATAACTTGCCCACCTCACTGGCAGACACGGGTAACACGATGGCCAGTATCATCGCAAACCAGTTCGGAGAGGCAGACGGGTTAAAATTAAGCTCCTTGATTGCCATCGGGTTACTATTATTCCTGATCACGGCAATCATCAATCTAGTGGCAAAACTCATCATCAAGAAACTTAATTGA